The Apodemus sylvaticus chromosome 19, mApoSyl1.1, whole genome shotgun sequence sequence GGATGTTTGCATTCAAGCCAACACAAGCCAGCCCGGGTTACATGGGATCTTCTctttaaagacagacagacagacaaacaggcagacagacaggtgattgatagataattgatagaaaataggtaaataaaagaccactaaacaataaaaagttaaaacacattaagccaacattaataaaataagaattaattTTTGTACTTACATATGTAATTCTGTAAGAAAAAGAGACTCCAATATAGGAATCAAAGGATTTGtataagaaacaaagacaaacaaatgtAACAATAAAGCTGGTTCatggagacagatggacagagagatcATTGTCTACTTCGAGGAACAATCTAGGATCCAGAAATCCCATTACCAGGAACAAAGGTAGAAGTCAGGAAGTCGTGGGTCAGACATCTGCTCCCCCATATTCACTACAGCATTGGTCACAGGGCCGAGACACAGATCAGACCCGAGGAGCCCAAGGCCAGATgtacaaattaaaacaatgtcCACTCGGCCCTCGGTCTGCTGCATGACAACTGTCCAAAACCCAATAAAATGGCACTTAACACCAGCAGGAAAATGCCTTCCCCGCTCATCCCAGCCTGAGTGACACCCGCTGAATCAACAGTCAGGTTCAGAGTCAGACTGAGGAGCAGTGGGTGAGGCTCCAGGCCCTTCCAGCACTCGTGGGGGCTTTGGCCTGTGGCTTCTACACTCCCACAAGGAGTCACACTGAAGACTTAGGCGGTGATGCACACTATGGGAGCAGAGTGTCCCTGGCACGCTGGAGGAATGGAGAGTCTTCCCCCTCTTTGCCCTCCTCTTGttgctccccttcctccccctcctctccctcctccccctcagaCACACTTGCCATGGAGCTGATAGTCATTGAAACATTTCCAGACTTAATCCTGAAGTATGGAAAAAGAGTTCCAGAGAAATAATCCtcatggaaggagaaaatgtgGGACATGTCACTCATGTTATAGAAGGAGATGTCACCTTCAGGGTAGTCCACAAACACCCCCAAGCTCTGCGGAGTTTGTCTAGTAGATAATGAAATCTTGCCAGAGTCAATATAGGCCCAATATCCACTACTAGACCACCCCACAGTCCAAAATCCCTTATCTGGACTCTCAGAATAAGACTGTTTCCTGTCCACACCTTTCCTACAGACCCCCAGAATCCATTCGCCGCCTTCCATGTTTGTTAGCTTCACTTCCCAGTAATATCTTCCAGAAGACACGCCTCCATTGCCTAACACCCTGAAGACGTCATCCAAGTACATAGTGATGTCCTTCCGGGTCACACTCATCCTGTCCTGGGAGACATCAAGGATGGGGTGGGCAGAGGCTGGATCCAGAGTGAAAGTCCCTGTAGAGAGAGTTACCAGTCATGGGAGGTCCTGTCCAGTACCCAGAAGAAGCTGCCCCCACCTCCATCTCATAACCTCTTAGCTTCTTCTAGGGGGTTAAGTCCCTCACATAAAAGCCTTctagatcaaactcaggtcttgcaagcagaggaaaggaagaaatgccaAATTAGGGGTGACAAGATAACAAGGCACTGGAGAAGAACACCAGCTTAGTGACTGTCACCTCTGCCATCCACACCACAGAAGCCATCAACACCTGAATCaccacagaggagaggagagaccagAGCCATGGGAAGCACAGGAGGAGTGTCCCTAAGGAACACAGAGTCACTCACAGGCCTGGAAGTGCTCCTTGCGCCAATCTACAAGAGAAACACAGATCAGGTGAGGGGTTTCAGCAACTGTCTTAGGAAACACAGGCATTCTGGGGTTCTGAAGTGGGAGCTGTGGGAACAATATGGTTgtcacacagagggagagagatatacacataaaaacacgcacacagagagaaacttgatatatataataacacacacacacacacctaaatacacacataaacagagacagacagagagacataaaacacccctacacacacacacacacacacaaacacacacagagggagggagggagagagaaaaacacacatacatacacacataaacgaAGAgagacacataaaacacacatggacagacacacgtggacagaggaagagagatacacacataaaaacacacatataaacacacaaatacacatctgATGTAGCCCTCCCATAAAGACTGGAACAGTGGGGCTTAACATCCATCCCTAATAAAGGCAGAAAAGCATCCTCTCACTGCGAGGGACGGTGATGAAGCAGGAggccgatgaatttgagaacaatCTAAGCTCCATGAGGAGTTAGAGACAAGCTGGAGCCACACCCTAAGACCCTGTCTAAGAAAGCGGCCCAGGGATGGTGCTTGACATTATAGAGCCTGCAAGACCTGGTGTTTGATCTTACAGAACAAGAAGCAATCAAAAGTCCAAGaccacttgatgctcttgcagaagacatggcttcagttcccagcacgctCAGGGatgctcatgaccatctgtaactgaGGTTCCGGGAGAATAACACACACGCCTGGACTCCAAGGGCACTAGGtatacatgtggcacacagacacacattcaagaACACTCATTcacagaataaataaacagatggatggatgcacagatgatagatgatagatagatagatgatagatagatagatagatagatagatagatagatagatagatagatagatagatatggtaGATCTTTTTCAAAAGAGAGATAATGCTTAATAGTAATTCTAACTCACATGTCAGTTCCCCTATTGCAACCATCACAGGAAGTTGAGCGTGACTACACATTGATCACACATGCCTCAGCAAGACCCTAAACATCCTGGAGGCACTGGACACCAGAATCAGAACACATGATCAAAACACACAACCCCTGAGTACCTGGGGTCTCTGtggcctctgaagaaggaaacaacAGGGACCACAATGCCAAGCACAGACAAGGAcacagaggggtgtgtgtgtgtgtgtgtgtgtgtgtgtgtgtgtgtgtgtgtgtgtgacagagacagtgagacagagagagacaagagacagagaaagaagacgAGAGAGAgtatgggaaagaaagagagaaagggaaggggaggtgtaggtgtaggtggaGAAAGAGATAGTATGTGTGGgagcacgcgcgcgtgtgtgtgtgtgtgtgtgtttgtgtgtgtgtatgtgtgtgtgtgtgtgtgtgtgtgtgtgtgtgtgagagagagagagagagagagagagagagagagagagagagagagagagagagaaacagagaaacagagagacacagacagagaacaCCAATGCACCAgaggacaagaaagaaaaggaactcaTAACTGAGACAAAATCACAGGAACCACAATTTCAGGAGGACACAGAAACAAAGACGACCTTAGGGAGAGCTGATTCCCAAACCTGCTAGGCTGGTTTCTGGAATCTTCTGAAGGCAGCACTTCTGATCCTCAAGGACATCATGACCttcctccacagtctctgctaGCATCCCTTCTGAAGGTGAGGCTATGCATAGGAGGAGAGAGGACCCCGAGGAGCTGGCCCCTGCAGGATGCAGATGAAGCAGAGTGTTATGGGAAATTTCCTGGACTGCAGAGCAGAAAGTTAGCATTGTAAGGTGAGTTCCCCCATTGCCCACTCTCTATGTAATgttttgtagtttttaaaaatgtgcttattttatatgtatgagtgctctatttcTATATAcactgcataccagaagagggcatcaaatcccattacagatgttgtgagccaccaagtgattgctgagaattgaactaaGGCCCTCTGGGTGTGcatacagtgctcttaacctttgagccatctctccagcccttctgtgTGGCTTTCAGCTGTAAAATAGCTGCATCTGcttcaaagaggaaaataaaaacaggagtGGCCACCACACTACTGTCTATAATTGTCCAGCTTCACTGCTAACAAACAAAGCATTGCAATGTGAGAAAATACcttagagaataaaataaagttattcaACAACTATCAAAAACGTTACATCAGCTCTTCTTTAGAAGATATATTGGAAGTGTGCTGAAGAAGAGAATGTTGATAATAAGTGTGGATATGAAGTGAATTCGTGGGAGAAGCACCCAGTGTTCCTCAGGTGAAACAACTCTAAAGCCAGGGACATTTATACCAGGAGCACACAGATGACAATCTCCTTCCCATGGAGAGAAGCAACCCAAGTCTCTACCCATCACCCTGATCAGCACCTTCAGGAGCTGAGGGAACAGACCCCTGGAGGACGACTGAGGAATGGGTGCAGGTCAGACTGCTGGCTCTGTGACATCTTTTACTGATGAACATCTTTTGCTTGTTAATTGTTGTCACTTTTCAaaatctagagtcatctgagaggagggagactcaactgagaaaatgacccCAATAGACTGGCTGTAGGCAAGGCAGTGGGGTAtggttgattgactgactgactgactgactgactgactgactggttgattgattgattgattgattgattgattgattgattgatgtagAAGGGGCCTGCCCACCGTGGGCGGTGCCACCCCTACACAGGTGATCCTGGACTGGGCCAGCAAGACAGTTGGAGAAGCCACTGGGAGCAAACAAGGAAGCAgccttcctctgtggtctctgcttcagatccTGATCCAGGTCCCTGCTCTaggtccctgccttgagttcctgcccttgtTTCCCCCAGTCACAAATTGTGGTTTGAAAATGTGTATGACAAATAAACCAACCCGTCCCCAAATTACATTAGTTTactatagcaatagaaaccaaactaagacattttcattaaagaaatattGATACTGCTGTCTTATCCCATGGGCACACAGGAGTCTAGAGGTACTAGAGCCCAAGGGAGcaataaaagtcttagaaagtgGTTGAATTAAGGCACAGGGCATAGGACAAACCCAGGAGTCATGTAATTTCCAACTCGTGGGCAGAGATCAGAAGGAGCCTAAACATCAGGCTTCCACCTTCTAGAAAATTCCACTTCTGTCCCCAAAAGTGGTAACTGCTCTGCCTAGCATCAAGGAGAGGACACACATGGAACTATGGGATACTGGGGCTATCAATCACCATCATTGTAGGCTGCTTTCCTCCGATCTGAAAAAGCAACACACAGGAGTCAAGAGAGCTACTGGGTTCCTGAGGGGAACAGAGGGCTCAGGAGGAAAAGCAGCACTCACCAAGCTCCTCCTTGAGTGCAcctgaaaagagagaggagatggagtcTGTACACttgacaggaagaaaggaaacacagattGGGTTCCTGATACTCTGGACTACAGACCACCTGACCCAAAAGACTACAGCCATCTTCTCTTGGGTTTTATTTGGCCCACTACTCTGATCTCAGAACTCTGGACCTCCTGGGGGCTATGACCCTGTCCTTCTCTGCGATGGTGACTTACTAGTAGTCCTCAGAGCATCTGCCTTTGTCTTCTGTAACTCATCCTTCTCACGCTGAAGGTTCCCCGATTCCAGCTGCACCTCCAACCTTGCAGAATGCTCTCTTTTGAGAAGATAGCTTGTCCCTAAGACTAGAAGTCCCGTCATGGTCAGGATCACGAAGAAAGCTGGCTTCCAGGGAGAGGCCTGAGGGAAGAAGggctctgtggcccaggcagaGAGCCAGAGCTGGGTGAACCTGAGGACAGGCAGCCCAGCACACTCCAGGAAGACCGTCACAACCCGGGCTCTGTAGAGTGACAGACGGATCTCACCTGGGATGACCATGGCCATGGATTTCTCCTGACCCAAGATGGGATTGAAGGTGGAGCAGGTCACATTCCCCACAGAGCTGTCTCTCACCACCAGCGAGGTCTCTGTGCTGAACAGTCCTCCAGCATCTTTAGTGTGGGTCTCAGAAAATGCTGGGAGATTCTCTCCTCTGGAGTCTATCCACCGCACCTGAGGCTCCGGGTACCACCCTGAAGCCTTGCAAACAACACACAGTCCACCGTCTTCTAGACCTTTGATGTGCATATCAGGGACAGAGCCCATCGCTGCAGGAGGACAGATTTGAACACCTAGGAGCCACTTTATGTTGAGGGGCCCCAGGAGCAACTATGTGACTCATGGGAACCCTTCATAGGGCAGATGGTGATTGAAGGGGAAAGAATTCCTGGATTGGAACTAAGTTGAGTCCCTGTTGCCTGACAGAGGAAAGATAAGAGAGCCCACTGTGGCAAACAGACCACTCCTTTATCCCGAGGAAACTGAAGGAAGTTGGACACAGGAGCCCTGTGGTGGGAACCAGCACTCCATCTGTCCATTATCCACACACCTGTGACCCTCTCAACAGGCTCACGCCCAGCTCTCCTCTCCAGGGAAGACAGACATTAAgcattcttcctctttctcctcaatgACTTCCCTTTAGAATTAACCAACACTTCTAACTGACTGCTCACTGACACACAGTGACTTTCCTGCCGACATCTCTAAACTATACATTACCACAGCGGGTATTTTCATAACTCCAACAGTATCCCTGGTCCACAGAACTAGACTCAGCACACTTCAAGAGATCCACACATAAAATTTGGGTTGAATTAATCTATCAAGGAATGCACTACCCATTTCTCATCTCAAAATAGAAACCCAAAAATAAGTAGAGATAAAAATGAGAGACCAGAGCATCTGTGTGAGCCCAGCACTGCACAGCAAGGAGTCTGGCCGACATGAGAACGTCTCTCAGAACACACAAGAAAGTAAGGGACTGAGTGCTGTGACCCCTCCATGTCCTCCCACACGCAGGTCACCCAAGAATTATAGAACAGGGATCAGTTAACAAACCTGCCACCTTCAGTTCCAAGATGGCCTCTTCATAGAACAGTCCCTGTTTGAAGTGGCAGATATATATCCCACTATCTGATGGCTGGACATTCTGGATCCTCACAGCAGCCTTGCCTTGATGGAACTGGTCCTTCACCAGTGAGGTGCGCTGTGAATATGCAAGGATCTgcccttccttctgctcctcttggtCCCGGTAGACAAGTATTGCTTCTGAAAATCTGGCACGGAACCACCTCAGCTCCTCCATGTTCTCTACACCCATGGCTGGAAACACAGAGCAGGGAAGGACAGCTTCCCCACCTGGTGCAGCCACAATGGGGTCTGAGGGACCAAAGACCAGGAACTGCTCTGTGGACACAGATGTGGcagtgagaggcaggagagacacaggacGATGCAGAGAACACACTCTGAGGGGATATCATCCCAGCAGAAAGCAAGCGATAGATGGGGCTGCTCTGGGAATGTGCAGTAGGCATCCATGACTAATGCACTAATGTTCAAGTTATCTTTGGACATAGCAGTGCACCTCATAAATGGTGAAAAAGAAACTCTTGTCTGCCTGTGTCCCTGGCACAGACGTTTCCAGGAAGGAATCCCTGTGTATTCTTCCTGCAGCTGGCATGGACCTGATCACCAGATGCACCTCAGGTAACTGTATCTGTATCGCCACTGAGAGTGCTAGCCTCAGTATGTTTGGGTGGGTTCAAGAGCATACTTTTATAAAGATCACCACAGATGCCCACACAGTTGGTTACATGGTCACACCTTGGAAGACACAGGTGTAACTGGCTGGTCTCATACAAGACTCACAAAAGTCCCAATACCCAATCCTAAATCTCATTATCAGCCAATTTCTTCATCCACTGAATAATGTAAATATGAAAACATAGAGCcaaggctgaagagatagctgaATGATTAACATGCAGGAGATTCCTCCAGAGGacgcaggttcaattcccagcacccataggatGGTTCATAACTATGTATAACTCCCTACTGGATTCTGTGGGCATGAGGCATAGAGgtgttacacagacatacatttggGGGAAAGGCCCAGGCACATGAAATAAAGTATACAGAACCAAAGGACACTTCTCTGAAACAGCCACTTGCATACCAGGTGCCCCAGTCACTTCTGATAAAGAAGGAAGATTGTCTGACTCACTCTGGGAACCCTTGGCCCTCTAAACCTGAAGGACTTTGACACAGGCACTGTGTTCCCAAGAACTCCCtgtctctctgcactgctctgtTTGTGTCTAGCACACTGCTGCCACTGGACAGAGCAGGACACCCGTGTGCTGTCTCCTGACCCCCACATCTGTGACCCTTACAAGGAACCTTACAAAGGCTGCCCCTGCTCTACTCAAGGCTAGTCCTTGAGCATTTAACACCAGGGATCACTAGGACCTCAGGGCTGCTCCTAACTCAGTCCTCCCCACCTCACTGCTGCTCCTCTGTCCCTGGGTCATTCTGCTGCAGCCAACACTGGACTCTGCAGCTCCTCACGCCCCAGGCACACTGCCAGTCCAAGGCTCTCCGACTGTGCTCCCCAGGTAGGATCCGGCTATGGAGCGCAGGCTGGCCAAGGACTCACAATGTTCCAGTGTCAGCCTCTCAAAGGCTAATGCAGATATTCCCAACTGAGAATGTTGTTACTCACTCACAGTAAATGGAAAGATGGGAAAACCCTGGATGCCAGGTTAAAGTGAATCTCCTGCACATCTCACATGCAGAACACCTGCCAAATCCTACCCACGGTAGGGAGACATGGGAAGAGAGAGCAGGACAGACTCACTTGTGGTCACCCAGGTAAACAGCTGTGTGAGGACAACCAGGCAAGAGACACTGAAGAGCAGAGAGGGCTTGCAGCGATTTTCCATGTCCTTGGAGCtgaagagaaatacaggagaggcaGATCAACACCTTGAGACAGGAGGTAAGAGGCAAGTCCACACAGATGATGGACCCCTCGTCAGAGACATCATGACTCAGGGTAGAGATCAGCCCACAGGACCAAAACACATCCATGCTCACAGGGCGAAGGCTCCACACAACCGGCTCCTGTCAGACCTTCAGAAGACTGGGTGGCTGTGGACATCCAAGTCATCTAAGAGGAagctctccctttccttcccacctcAGCCCCGGCTCAGGAGCAGCCACACTCGACCAGGAAATATAAGCCCTTCCTGTCTCAGAGCCTTGAGGAGAACCCAGTGTAGACACCAGGACTCCAACTCTTCCTCATCCACAAACTTCCTGTGACCCCAAGACCTGAAGCGTATGCCCAGACCCTCCCTCAGGAATAGCTTGTCCTCTGTGTTCTATGGCTTCACAACTGTGACCAGTGCCGCATGGGCGTCTTCAGAACCTccctagcccaggctagcccctgCCATAGCTCCTTTACACTTGGCAGGtcccacacacacatgaccaaCAGCACAGGTTTGTCCTCATAGTCTCTGCTGATAAAGACCAAGCTGGGTGTACGCAGGGTTGAAAGGAACAGGAAAAGACTCTTTTCTTCCCAAACCACCTGCTGTTTGGAAGGATAGAGGGTGAGGAGGGAGCCTAAAGGCCTGAGAAGGACAAACTTAGGggacctctgagctgtctccagGCTGAGCCACCAGGGAGGTGACCTGCTGGGACTCACTCAGCAcaatctcctctctgcttctgctgcaCACCCCAGCTGTCTTCAGTGCCCACCTACCTGCTTCTCTTCACCCCCGGCTTTGAAAGGCTGTGACTTCATCAGGAACAGCTTAGGGACAACGGGACCCAGCAGACCGCAAATCCTCCTCTCACACCTCAGCCCAGTTCCAAGGGACTCTCACAGCTCTAAGCAGGGCTCGCCCCAATGCCAGCATCCATTTTCCTCAACTCCAGGATCAATCTCTAGAGTAGCAGACAGCAGTGCAGCAAGTTGTCACAGCCTCTCCAGAGCCGACAATGAAGACTACAATGATGATGACCTCGGTGATGGTGGCAGGGGCAGTGGACAGGCTGGTGTCACTGCCTATTCAAGCAGTGCCCTTTGAGCCAACAGAGCGATTATACTATCAGCCTCCAAAACTGAAAGCTACAGGAATGTGACCTGGGCATATGTTCCTTCTAAATGTGACATTCGGTCAGAAAGAGATGAAGGTTCACCTCACCACCCCaaccacaccccactcccacctcaaccacaccccactcccacctcaccacccaccCTGTCCAATGGGCACACTTCTCAGACCTACACTTTGAGGAATGTTAAAAGATGACACAAAGAAGACAACAAAACTTTACCGCCTCTGTTTTAAGCAATCAGAAGCGGCTCACATCTGCACACAACAGAGTTATGTCAACGCCTGTCACAGCTCCAAACACAGATGGTGTCATGAGCCCAGGTCTAGCTGCAGTAACTACCAAGATGAGGGGAAGATATGTCTTCCTGAAACATGTAGTTTCTACCACAATCACTGCCTCATCCTCAGCCCAGGACAAACCCAGCACCTAAGATCACACACTAAGCAGGAACCTACAAGGGACCTTGGACTCCAGGTACCTGAATATCACAAACCTTATCTCCTCCTGAgtccccaccccatgcctcccAAAGGGATGACTGGTGAAGGCGATGAGCAGGAGCAGATCGGAGAGCCTTAGAGACACTGAGGAAAACCAGAGGGGATGTGCGGTGTCTTCTCACAGGGCACCAAAGGCACAGCCAGCTGTATTGTCAGTAGGTGTTAATAAAGAATCCAGAGATGACAGCTCTTATAGACACATGATCCTGACACTGTAcactaaccataaccataaccataacccaaATCCTAACACTAACCATCACCATAAACccaacactaacactaacactaacactaacactaacactaacacaaACTCTAACCCTAacaacactaaccctaaccacAGCCATAACTTctcagaaggtagaggaaggACGATCAGGAACTCAAGCTGTCCTTagctgcagagtgagttcaaggtcagcctgagctatgtgagcCCTGCCTCACAGGCTGGAGCTCTGGAGTAACAGagcacatgtctgtaataccGGCAATGGTGGAGCACAGGGATCTCAGTCCATTCTcgtccagcctgctctacacatcCAGTTCCAGGCCACCTCTGTCGTGGGCTCCTCgctcaaaaggaaaaagaaaaagcaaaaaggaagaaggaaagaaggaaagaaggaaaggaaagaaggagggagggagggagggatggagggagagagggagggatgaagggagggatgaagggagggagggagggagggggggaaagaTCAGCAGCAAACAGGAGGTGACATCATGATTAAGCAGATAAAGgcattgccaccaagcctgacaaccttaGTGTGATTGTGGACCCACATGAGGGTGAGAACAGACCTGACCACCATCCGGGACCTCCATGTGGGAGCCGTGACAGGGCACACTGGTTCCCACTTGACTGTACTCACACAAATGCCCACACTATACACCCAATAACAGGTGAAG is a genomic window containing:
- the LOC127670110 gene encoding butyrophilin subfamily 3 member A2-like, which gives rise to MENRCKPSLLFSVSCLVVLTQLFTWVTTKQFLVFGPSDPIVAAPGGEAVLPCSVFPAMGVENMEELRWFRARFSEAILVYRDQEEQKEGQILAYSQRTSLVKDQFHQGKAAVRIQNVQPSDSGIYICHFKQGLFYEEAILELKVAAMGSVPDMHIKGLEDGGLCVVCKASGWYPEPQVRWIDSRGENLPAFSETHTKDAGGLFSTETSLVVRDSSVGNVTCSTFNPILGQEKSMAMVIPEPFFPQASPWKPAFFVILTMTGLLVLGTSYLLKREHSARLEVQLESGNLQREKDELQKTKADALRTTSALKEELDRRKAAYNDDWRKEHFQAWTFTLDPASAHPILDVSQDRMSVTRKDITMYLDDVFRVLGNGGVSSGRYYWEVKLTNMEGGEWILGVCRKGVDRKQSYSESPDKGFWTVGWSSSGYWAYIDSGKISLSTRQTPQSLGVFVDYPEGDISFYNMSDMSHIFSFHEDYFSGTLFPYFRIKSGNVSMTISSMASVSEGEEGEEGEEGEQQEEGKEGEDSPFLQRARDTLLP